One part of the Paroedura picta isolate Pp20150507F chromosome 5, Ppicta_v3.0, whole genome shotgun sequence genome encodes these proteins:
- the SULT2A1 gene encoding sulfotransferase 2A1 isoform X3, translating to MSSVEYLSHKGILFPSMNYSVETLLHLENEFQILDDDVFNVTFPKSGTNWMAEILALISKKGDPTWTHSVPLWERSPWIEADYGLASQLTPPRLFCSHLPFQLFPKSFLKTKAKVIYTLRNPKDVLVSFYHFSMMMKVLKTPGTLQEYLEEFLTGNVIYGSWFEHVKGWMELKGRPNLFYITYEELRQDLRGCVEKICHFLGKELNSQQIDSVVENASFRKMKENKMSNFSQLDETMADFKKGEFMRKGISGDWKNHLTVAQNEYFDRVYQEKIQGMNMTFPWD from the exons ATGTCATCTGTAGAATATCTCAGCCACAAAGGAATCCTATTCCCTTCAATGAATTATTCAGTGGAAACTCTTCTCCACTTGGAAAACGAATTCCAGATCCTAGATGATGATGTCTTTAATGTCACTTTCCCCAAGTCAG GCACCAATTGGATGGCTGAGATCTTAGCCCTGATCTCAAAGAAAGGGGACCCCACGTGGACACACAGTGTGCCACTCTGGGAGCGGTCACCTTGGATCGAGGCTGATTATGGCCTGGCCTCGCAGCTGACTCCACCTCGGCTTTTCTGTAGTCACCTTCCATTCCAGCTTTTCCCAAAGTCCTTTCTGAAAACCAAAGCCAAG GTTATCTATACCTTGCGTAATCCCAAGGATGTGCTGGTCTCATTTTACCATTTCTCTATGATGATGAAAGTACTGAAGACACCTGGGACCCTACAAGAGTACCTGGAGGAGTTCCTGACTGGGAATG TGATCTATGGTTCCTGGTTTGAGCACGTGAAGGGCTGGATGGAGTTGAAGGGAAGGCCCAACCTTTTCTACATCACGTATGAAGAACTGCGGCAG GACCTGCGAGGCTGTGTGGAGAAGATCTGCCACTTCCTCGGGAAAGAGCTCAATAGCCAGCAAATTGACTCCGTGGTGGAAAATGCCTCCTTCCGGAAGATGAAGGAGAACAAGATGTCCAATTTCTCCCAGTTGGATGAGACTATGGCGGACTTCAAGAAAGGAGAGTTCATGAGGAAAG GGATCTCCGGGGACTGGAAGAACCACCTGACAGTGGCACAGAATGAATACTTTGACCGTGTTTATCAGGAGAAGATACAGGGCATGAATATGACCTTCCCGTGGGACTGA